In Synechococcus sp. CC9616, the following are encoded in one genomic region:
- the pyrF gene encoding orotidine-5'-phosphate decarboxylase produces the protein MAPTLSSAPADRIIVALDGMAPEQVMAFAARVEGLRWVKVGLELFVQSGPQVVAQLREQGLRVFLDLKFHDIPATMAGACRRTAALGAELITVHACAGSEALSAAQAAALEGAKTAALATPSLLAVTVLTSWEQQRLQQELAIGQGIGERVSALAELSATAGIGGCICSPLEAAALRAQHPEPFALVTPGIRPKGAATGDQARVMGPAQAIAAGASQLVIGRPITKAEDPSAAFAACCDELRT, from the coding sequence TTGGCTCCGACGCTCTCCTCTGCCCCCGCTGATCGGATCATCGTTGCCCTCGATGGCATGGCACCAGAGCAGGTCATGGCCTTTGCGGCGCGGGTGGAGGGATTGCGCTGGGTGAAGGTGGGTCTGGAGCTCTTCGTGCAGAGCGGGCCGCAGGTGGTGGCTCAGCTGCGCGAGCAGGGCCTGCGGGTGTTTCTGGATCTCAAGTTTCACGACATCCCCGCAACGATGGCGGGGGCCTGCCGACGGACGGCGGCGTTGGGGGCGGAGCTGATCACAGTGCATGCCTGCGCCGGCAGTGAGGCGTTGAGCGCTGCCCAGGCCGCGGCGCTGGAGGGTGCCAAGACTGCAGCGCTGGCCACGCCAAGTCTCTTGGCGGTCACGGTGCTCACCAGTTGGGAGCAGCAGCGTTTGCAACAGGAACTCGCCATTGGCCAGGGCATCGGCGAAAGGGTGTCGGCGTTGGCTGAGCTGTCGGCGACTGCTGGGATCGGTGGGTGCATCTGTTCACCCCTTGAGGCCGCGGCGCTGCGTGCCCAGCATCCGGAGCCGTTTGCCTTGGTGACACCGGGGATTCGCCCCAAAGGTGCTGCGACTGGCGATCAGGCCCGGGTGATGGGGCCAGCGCAGGCGATTGCAGCCGGCGCAAGCCAGCTGGTGATCGGCAGGCCGATCACTAAAGCCGAAGATCCCAGTGCCGCTTTTGCTGCCTGCTGCGATGAACTCAGAACTTGA
- a CDS encoding phosphotransferase — protein MVRSSMRRTMPALALETKCRSDQQIAADFLSSLQSESSDRVAYQLEPIPLTGGFDARLYRYKLVGQEPRVLRILRPEREVEELLVLQVVHQILNQQGLKTPVIHRVCRDQSVLGGVFAEMDLVPGQTLDQQDPEIYMSVLGESMATMHELDVRPMIDALRRAGVPDERFLSPAMDQKVLDIFGEKTPWASDLIGWLRDHLPLDGENLAVIHGDYHGRNVMFENSSISGVLDWAFCISDPAVDLAHTMNDYLIVPRQIDPAMSPQFWEQINEGFLKAYQAIRPLNHECIKACRVFHLFFFLAAGAAGVGPEFTRKPESQRDYLAFIEQTTGLSLSPSA, from the coding sequence ATGGTGCGTTCATCCATGCGAAGAACAATGCCAGCGCTAGCTCTTGAAACTAAATGCAGATCCGATCAGCAGATCGCTGCTGATTTCTTGTCTTCTCTGCAATCGGAATCGTCAGATCGTGTCGCGTATCAGCTTGAGCCGATACCGCTGACGGGAGGTTTCGATGCCCGGCTGTATCGCTACAAGCTTGTTGGTCAGGAACCAAGAGTCCTTCGTATTCTGCGTCCTGAACGTGAAGTCGAGGAGCTTTTGGTTCTTCAGGTTGTGCATCAGATCCTGAATCAGCAGGGTCTCAAGACTCCTGTGATTCATCGTGTTTGTAGAGATCAGTCGGTCTTGGGGGGTGTTTTTGCGGAGATGGATCTGGTGCCAGGTCAGACCTTGGATCAGCAGGATCCAGAGATTTATATGTCGGTTTTGGGTGAGTCGATGGCCACCATGCACGAGTTGGATGTAAGGCCCATGATTGATGCTCTCAGGCGGGCTGGTGTTCCGGATGAGCGGTTTTTAAGCCCTGCCATGGATCAAAAAGTATTGGATATTTTTGGAGAGAAGACTCCTTGGGCTTCTGATCTTATTGGTTGGTTGCGCGATCATTTGCCCCTTGACGGTGAGAATCTTGCTGTGATTCATGGCGACTATCACGGACGCAATGTGATGTTTGAAAATAGTTCTATATCAGGAGTGTTGGACTGGGCATTTTGTATTTCTGATCCTGCTGTGGATCTGGCTCATACGATGAATGATTATCTGATTGTTCCTCGCCAGATTGATCCAGCGATGTCGCCTCAATTTTGGGAACAGATCAATGAGGGGTTTCTCAAGGCTTATCAAGCAATCAGGCCTTTGAATCACGAGTGCATCAAGGCCTGCCGTGTCTTTCACCTCTTTTTCTTTTTAGCTGCCGGTGCCGCTGGTGTTGGCCCCGAATTCACGCGAAAGCCTGAATCGCAGCGCGATTATCTGGCCTTCATTGAGCAAACGACCGGTCTCAGCCTTTCACCCTCAGCCTGA
- the tyrS gene encoding tyrosine--tRNA ligase — MPESSPSLPQWLERGMADLFPAGDPRDADQSLAARLVQVEKEGRSLRVKLGIDPTGSNIHLGHSILFRKLRAFQDAGHTAVLIIGDFTARIGDPTGKSATRVQLSKEDVAANASTYLRQLGQDQPKETALLDFETPGRLEVRYNTEWLEGMDLPAVIGLLGTGTVGQMLAKDDFSKRYGSGTPIALHEFLYPLLQGYDSVAVDADVELGGTDQKFNVAMGRDLQRHFGRSTQFGLLLPILVGLDGVQKMSKSLGNVVGLEEDPLSMYSKLEKVGDAAINDYVTLLTDLDLATLPENPREKQKAMALAVTASRHGMEAAHKAQVDAASLVGGAGDASAEVPEASLAEVNFPAKAFYLLSAVGICASSSDARRQIKGGAVRLEGEKIIDPNQEFASADELEGKVLQLGKKTFRRLVA, encoded by the coding sequence ATGCCGGAGTCGTCCCCATCCCTGCCGCAGTGGCTGGAGCGCGGCATGGCCGATCTCTTCCCTGCCGGAGATCCCCGCGACGCCGATCAATCCCTGGCGGCACGGCTCGTGCAGGTTGAGAAGGAAGGACGTTCCCTGCGGGTGAAGCTGGGCATCGACCCCACCGGCAGCAACATCCATCTGGGGCACAGCATCCTGTTCCGCAAGCTGCGGGCCTTTCAGGACGCGGGCCACACGGCGGTGCTGATCATCGGCGATTTCACCGCCCGCATCGGCGACCCCACCGGCAAGAGCGCCACCCGGGTGCAGCTCAGCAAAGAGGATGTGGCCGCCAATGCCTCCACCTATCTGCGCCAGTTGGGGCAGGACCAACCCAAGGAAACGGCGCTGCTCGATTTCGAGACTCCAGGCCGGCTGGAGGTGCGATACAACACCGAATGGCTGGAGGGGATGGATCTGCCGGCGGTGATTGGCCTGCTGGGCACCGGCACCGTGGGCCAGATGCTGGCGAAGGACGACTTCTCCAAGCGCTACGGCAGCGGCACCCCGATTGCCCTGCATGAATTCCTCTATCCGCTGCTGCAGGGTTACGACTCGGTTGCTGTTGATGCCGATGTGGAGCTGGGCGGCACCGACCAGAAATTCAATGTGGCGATGGGGCGCGACCTGCAGCGCCATTTCGGCAGGAGCACCCAGTTCGGTTTGCTGTTGCCGATCCTGGTGGGGCTCGATGGCGTTCAGAAGATGAGCAAGAGCCTCGGCAATGTGGTGGGGCTGGAGGAGGATCCGCTGTCGATGTACTCCAAGCTGGAGAAGGTCGGCGATGCGGCGATCAACGACTACGTGACGTTGCTGACCGATCTCGATCTGGCGACGTTGCCTGAGAATCCCCGCGAGAAGCAGAAGGCGATGGCCCTGGCGGTGACCGCCAGCCGCCATGGGATGGAAGCGGCGCACAAGGCGCAAGTGGATGCGGCCTCCCTGGTGGGTGGGGCCGGCGATGCCAGTGCAGAGGTTCCCGAGGCGTCGTTGGCGGAGGTGAACTTCCCGGCCAAGGCGTTCTATCTGCTCAGTGCCGTGGGCATCTGCGCCAGCAGCAGCGATGCTCGCCGCCAGATCAAGGGCGGTGCCGTGCGGCTCGAGGGCGAGAAGATCATCGATCCCAACCAGGAGTTCGCCTCAGCGGATGAGCTGGAGGGCAAGGTGCTGCAGCTGGGCAAGAAAACCTTCCGGCGCTTGGTGGCCTGA
- a CDS encoding DUF1825 family protein, which translates to MAFFDSDIVQDEAKRLFGDYQQLMQLGSEYGKFDREGKKKFIETMEELMGRYRVFMKRFELSEDFQAKLTVEQLRTQLSQFGITPEQMFEQMESTLERMKSQIEPPAAG; encoded by the coding sequence ATGGCCTTCTTCGACTCCGACATCGTCCAGGACGAGGCCAAGCGCCTGTTTGGCGATTACCAGCAGCTGATGCAGCTGGGCAGTGAGTACGGAAAGTTCGATCGGGAAGGCAAGAAGAAATTCATCGAAACCATGGAGGAGCTGATGGGTCGCTACCGGGTGTTCATGAAACGGTTTGAACTCTCGGAGGACTTCCAGGCCAAGCTCACGGTGGAGCAACTGCGCACCCAGCTGAGCCAGTTCGGGATCACGCCCGAGCAGATGTTCGAGCAGATGGAGTCCACCCTGGAGCGGATGAAGTCCCAGATTGAGCCGCCAGCGGCCGGCTGA
- a CDS encoding response regulator transcription factor encodes MNLTLHLPAMREFMQSGRNLLLRRRTVIASADRVLITSLVNMVGNSGRIEGAATSEREALTCLHNGTANLLICTDLLDSGSGPSLVASAKRIRPELVCLMLIQRPLRSTIEAAIAAGCNGLCSREQVGNGHLLRALQAIDSDSTFIDPVIAGVLRHSRLSRGSSPSLSTTLSLREEDVLRGICRGLTNQEIADQLNLSIDTVKHAVTALLGKLEARDRTQAVLIAFYNDLVDLPANLPRWSA; translated from the coding sequence ATGAATCTCACTCTGCATCTGCCCGCCATGCGTGAGTTCATGCAAAGCGGCCGCAACCTGTTGCTGCGTCGTCGCACCGTGATCGCCAGCGCTGATCGGGTGCTGATCACCAGCCTGGTGAACATGGTCGGCAACAGCGGCCGGATCGAGGGGGCCGCCACCAGTGAACGGGAGGCGCTCACCTGTCTGCACAACGGCACCGCGAACCTGCTCATCTGCACCGATCTGCTCGATTCCGGCAGTGGGCCTTCCCTGGTGGCATCCGCAAAGAGAATCCGGCCGGAGCTGGTCTGCCTGATGCTGATCCAACGCCCCCTGCGCAGCACGATTGAGGCGGCTATCGCTGCGGGCTGCAATGGCCTCTGTAGCCGCGAACAGGTCGGCAACGGCCATTTGCTCAGAGCATTGCAGGCCATCGACAGTGACAGCACCTTCATCGATCCAGTGATCGCCGGGGTGCTGCGTCACAGCAGGCTCAGCAGGGGATCGTCCCCGTCCCTGTCCACGACCCTGAGCCTGCGGGAGGAGGACGTGCTGCGGGGGATCTGCCGGGGCCTCACCAACCAGGAGATCGCCGATCAGCTGAACCTCTCGATCGACACGGTGAAACACGCCGTGACGGCCCTGCTCGGCAAATTGGAGGCACGCGATCGAACCCAGGCCGTGCTGATCGCTTTCTATAACGACCTGGTGGATCTGCCCGCCAATCTGCCCCGATGGAGCGCTTAA